In Toxotes jaculatrix isolate fToxJac2 chromosome 11, fToxJac2.pri, whole genome shotgun sequence, a single genomic region encodes these proteins:
- the LOC121189526 gene encoding core histone macro-H2A.2, with translation MSARGGKKKATKLSRSARAGVIFPVGRMMRYLRTGTHKYRIGMGAPVYMAAVIEYLAAEILELAGNAARDNKKGRITPRHIKLAVANDEELNQLLRGVTISNGGVLPRIHPELLSKKRGGRVKTDSQSSVPEKQEERSKSKKPAKIIKKVKGKRGRKPKSIDNDKESVPNSTAEDGPGDGFTILSAKSLFLGQKLSLTESEISKIGTIKVEGIINPTNAEMDLKDGVGNALEKAGGREFLEGVKELRKAQGPLEVASVAVSQASGMAARFIIHCNVPQWGSEKCEDQLEKTVKNCLSAAEDKKLKSVAFPSLPAGRNGFPKQTAAQLILKAISNHFVSSTSSSLKNIYFVLFDSESIGIYLQEMAKLDAK, from the exons ATGTCagccagaggaggaaagaagaaggcCACCAAGCTGTCCCGTTCAGCCAGGGCGGGTGTCATCTTCCCTGTGGGGAGGATGATGAGGTACCTGCGCACTGGCACGCACAAATACCGCATTGGCATGGGGGCGCCTGTCTACATGGCAGCTGTCATCGAGTACCTGGCAG CCGAGATCTTGGAGTTGGCAGGAAACGCAGCACGGGACAACAAGAAAGGCAGAATAACTCCCAGGCACATCAAGCTGGCCGTGGCCAACGACGAGGAGCTCAACCAG CTTCTGCGGGGGGTCACCATATCAAACGGAGGCGTTCTGCCTCGCATCCACCCAGAGCTGCTCTCGAAGAAGAGGGGAGGCCGGGTGAAAACGGACAGCCAGTCGTCCGTCCCCGAGAAACAGGAAGAGCGCTCCAAGAGCAAGAAACCTGCCAAAATCATCAAGAAGGTTAAAGGCAAACGAGGACGAAAGCCAAAG AGCATAGACAACGACAAAGAGTCCGTACCAAACTCCACAGCTGAAGACGGTCCTGGAGACGGATTCACCATCCTGTCAGCAAAGAGCCTGTTCCTCGGACAGAAG CTTTCACTAACAGAGAGTGAAATCAGCAAAATCGGAACAATCAAGGTGGAAGGGATAATTAATCCAACCAACGCAGAGATGGACCTCAAAGACGGAGTGG GCAACGCCCTGGAGAAAGCCGGAGGCCGAGAGTTCctggagggagtgaaggagcTGCGGAAAGCACAGGGGCCTTTGGAGGTGGCATCAG TGGCAGTGAGCCAGGCCAGTGGGATGGCAGCTCGCTTCATCATCCACTGTAACGTCCCTCAGTGGGGGTCTGAGAAGTGCGAAGACCAGCTAGAGAAGACGGTGAAGAACtgtctctcagcagcagaggacaagaAGCTCAAGTCTGTCGCTTTCCCTTCACTTCCTGCTGGACG gaACGGATTCCCAAAGCAAACAGCCGCCCAGCTCATCCTCAAGGCTATCTCCAACCATTTTGTGTCGTCCACCAGCTCCTCtctgaaaaacatttactttgttCTGTTTGACAGTGAGAGCATTGGAATATACCTTCAGGAAATGGCAAAGCTGGACGCCAAGTGA